The sequence below is a genomic window from Syntrophus gentianae.
AGCTCTGGCTCCGATGGACAAATTCGATCGGATCTTCAACGGTGATAATGTGATCTTTACGGATACGGTTGGCTTCATCAATGATGGCCGCCAGAGTCGTTGACTTTCCACTGCCGGTAGGTCCGGTCACCAGGACCAATCCCCGGGGCAATGAGGCCAGCTTGGATATGACGGGGGGAAGCCCCAGTTGCTGACAAGTCAGGATCTCACTGGGAATTTCCCGGAACACGGCGCCCACGCCGTATTTCTGCTCGAAAAAATTGGCTCGGTAACGGGCCAATCCTGGGATCTCATAAGCAAAATCAACATCGCTCGTTTCCTCAAACTGTTTCACCTTCTGTTCCGGAGTGATTTCATAGAGCATGGCCTTGAGGTCATCATTATCCAGGATGTCATACTTGACTCGCTCCAGATCACCACGGATCCGGATGGCAGGCTGCTGCCCCGAAATGAGGTGCAAGTCCGACGCACCCTGTTCATGCATCAATTGAAAAAAAGCATCGATTTTTGCCATATGTCGTTATTCCCCTTGCTGAGTTTGGATGGATCTGACCCGTTTAATGGTCATACGGAATGCATTTTTATGCAAAATAAGTGACACCTGGATCCCGGCGGGGGAGAATCCTCAGGATCAAATTGCTTGACAGATGCCAAAAGTTCATATTATAAGGCATCGTTCTTTTGCTGGTAAGGATGCGGTTTCCGGATGGGGATGTAGCTCAGCTGGGAGAGCGCGGCGTTCGCAATGCCGAGGCCAGGGGTTCGATCCCCCTCATCTCCACCAAATCATGATTTCAGGAAGTCCAAAGATGTGCAAAACCCGTTAGAAATAGCGGGTTTTTTATTGCCGTTTGTCCAAAGGGGTGTTATATTGTTTATCAAAATCCGAACACTTTGGGGGCTGATTGGATAGAGTCAAGCCCCCAAAGGAATGGTCAAGCCCCCAAAAAGGAGAAAAGGCAATGCCTAAGCGGATTACACCTCTATCAGAAATTACTCTTCGAACTGCCAAGCCTAAAGAAAAAGAATACAAACTTTTTGACGGAGGTGGCCTGTTTCTTCTGGTCACTCCATCAGGCGGCAAGCTATGGCACTTCAAATACCGTTTTGACAGCAAGGAACGGAAACTTACATTCGGTCCTTATCCTGAAATAAGCCTATCCGAAGCCAGACAAAGAAGAGAAGAAGCCCGCCAACAGATAGTTCACGGCATTGACCCGGGAGCCGTCAAGAAGGCACAGAAACAGGCCAATACGGAAGAAAAAGAAACCTTCGAAATCATCGCCCGCGAATGGCACACAAAATTTTCTCATACCTGGACACCCGGACATTCAACAAAAATTCTAAATGCGATAACGCGCGATTTGTTCCCATGGATCGGCACACGACCGATAAAGGAACTGAAAGCGCCGGAACTGTTAACCACATTAAGGCGAATCGAAAGCCGGGGAACGCTGGAAACAGCCCACAGGGTCAGGGGGTTAATGGGTCAAATCTTCCGGTATGCCGTCGCCACGGGTAGAGCGGAACGCGATCCGGCAGCGGATCTTCGCGGGGCCTTGCCACAGCCGAACGAAAAGCACCATGCTGCCATTATCGACCCTAAAGAGGTAACATCCTTACTGAGGGCCATAGATGGCTATACAGGGCACTTTGTTGTAAAGTGTGCCCTTCGTATCGCACCATTGGTTTTTGTTCGTCCCGGAGAGCTTCGACACGCAGAATGGGCGGAAATTAATCTTGATGCAGCAACCTGGAATATTCCAGGGCACAAGATGAAGATGAAGGAACCCCACCTAGTACCCCTTCCAAGACAGGCCATTGAAATACTCAAAGACCTTCATCCTTTGACCGGATCAGGACGTTATGTTTTCCCTTCAGCGCGATCCTTTGCAAGGCCAATGTCAGAAAATGCCATACTTGCCGCGCTTCGGCGCATGGGATATTCAAAAGACGAAATGACTGGGCACGGGTTCCGTGCCATGGCGCGAACGATCCTAGATGAAGTCTTGCAGATCAGACCGGATTTCATCGAACATCAACTTGCACATGCTGTCAAAGACCCGAACGGAAGGGCGTACAATCGAACGGCGCACCTTGCCGAACGCAAAAAGATGATGCAGACATGGGCGGATTACCTTGACGGCCTGAAGGCCGGGGCAAAGATAATTCCCTTCAAGAAAGTAGTGTCCTGAAAAGTTAGGTTTATCAATTCCGGGAATAGGCCGACGGGCCGACAAGCGGGGGGTATCCCTCCCCTGCTTTCCTGGATAAAAAAGGGAAGCCCGGAGAGGAACGGCAATGAATGACTATCAGAGTTCCGAACGATATTTAATTCCTAAAGAGCGCTTGCTTAAAAGATGGAATACTACAGAAAGAACCCTACATGATCTAGCTTTTGAAGGCATACTTGATTGTTTCAATCAAAGTCAACAACTGGTTTGGCCGATAGGCTATGCGGGCATTCGTGGATTTCATTTTTCAAGAAGTCAGGGTTCTTTTGAAATCGTATGGACTTCAATAGAATATTTTGGTTTCAGTTCCGTTAAGCACTTTGAAAAAAAACACAACTTAGAGCCAAGTAACCCGAAGACGCAGAAGGAAACAAAAGTGACCACCCTACAAGATGGTGGGAAAATCTCAAAACGAACGAAAGACCCTATCATTTTGGAAGCAATTCGGCTTTTTCTTGAACAAAATCCAAAGCTCAAAGAAGGTAAAAAATATACTGATATATCATCTGCATTCAACAGGAAATACAAAGAAAATACACCCCTTTGCTTCACCTTCGAGAACAATGCATGTCAAGTGTATCATGAGAGGGGGATAATACATTCTCAGATTGAGATAAAACAAAAAAACAGAAAGCAAAAATACGTTTCTAATTCAATTACTTTGAACACTTTTAAGATAAGTTATATCCCCGAAGTAAAAAACACCCTTCACGGCTAAGGTTCTAATTACCCCATCTGATTTCAATCAGTTAACCAGCACAAAAAATATTTGCCGATAACGTTATTATTGATTCCGAATAACGCTATCGGCAATTCTGCGTGTGTATTGTCCATCAAAAAACGATGGAGGTTAAAACCGTGCGAAGAAATCCGCAAAAAAAACAAAAAGAAAATGTTCCTCTAAACTCCCTTCCTGAAACTGGCCTGTTACGCTTGCCGCGAGTATTGATGTTTATTGAAGTGTCAAAATCCACATGGTGGGGAATGATCCGCCAGGGAATGGCACCAAAACCAATAAAGCTTTCCAAACGCTGTTCAGCATGGCGCGCTGAAGACATAAGAGCCGTCATTGATGGAACTTTTACACCTGAAACTCAAGAGGGGGTGAAGAATCAATGAATAAAATACCCCCTTACGCTTGGCACTCAATAAATAGCAAACTCGCCTGGACAATCCAAGAAGCCATGGAAGAACTTGTTATAAATACTCAATCTCAATACAAGAATACATCCCAGGAATATAAAGATA
It includes:
- a CDS encoding tyrosine-type recombinase/integrase, which codes for MPKRITPLSEITLRTAKPKEKEYKLFDGGGLFLLVTPSGGKLWHFKYRFDSKERKLTFGPYPEISLSEARQRREEARQQIVHGIDPGAVKKAQKQANTEEKETFEIIAREWHTKFSHTWTPGHSTKILNAITRDLFPWIGTRPIKELKAPELLTTLRRIESRGTLETAHRVRGLMGQIFRYAVATGRAERDPAADLRGALPQPNEKHHAAIIDPKEVTSLLRAIDGYTGHFVVKCALRIAPLVFVRPGELRHAEWAEINLDAATWNIPGHKMKMKEPHLVPLPRQAIEILKDLHPLTGSGRYVFPSARSFARPMSENAILAALRRMGYSKDEMTGHGFRAMARTILDEVLQIRPDFIEHQLAHAVKDPNGRAYNRTAHLAERKKMMQTWADYLDGLKAGAKIIPFKKVVS
- a CDS encoding helix-turn-helix transcriptional regulator codes for the protein MRRNPQKKQKENVPLNSLPETGLLRLPRVLMFIEVSKSTWWGMIRQGMAPKPIKLSKRCSAWRAEDIRAVIDGTFTPETQEGVKNQ